One Mugil cephalus isolate CIBA_MC_2020 chromosome 12, CIBA_Mcephalus_1.1, whole genome shotgun sequence DNA segment encodes these proteins:
- the LOC125017276 gene encoding alpha-1,6-mannosylglycoprotein 6-beta-N-acetylglucosaminyltransferase A-like isoform X2 has product MCSHRRDRPRLGSTRLSLNHEDNEARPEDGHTKVDLKGIGVTTDKGPNGKVWAETQRAEDVMKIFLHFMDNLLNTIELSDNLSPAPPVKDYKAELLALQIKMEAEKGEAKLKDDMIKELRSDKLHLLQQVAHLEELLKLHMEREEKKSQSVNSDDQIIEDKNCPLPPMDSYPECLGKLKWMKEMWRSDPCYGSHGVNGSLCSFLIYLSEIESWCPVLSGRVVPSAVVKNSKLDYDFAVVQNSLEGLYPSLENRIQFKWISQRIRSMEGIWVEAGRSLSAKYNLTQRKAMQILVHPGALTTESSLKIAENAFSGGPLGELVQWSDLISTLHILGHHLHLSASIPDLKSVLGADTGGCPPRHPKPEINLIYTDIIGVRQIQKALQTSWPKYKCRIRVLDSFGTEPDFNHADWAKKYNLKSPFGGLNMIPMQFYTMFPHTPDNTFVGFVVQHQLTSEEIKRLNSTRRQNQALVYGKSAKFWEGKGAYLDVIHKYLDVHGTVDNSAPIPSYVKNHGIVKGTEVQTLLRQSKVFVGLSFPYEGPAPLEALANGCVFLNPRLQPPQSSLNSQFFKEKPTTRQLTSQHPYAEAIGEPYVWMVDMNNKTDIKRALTAILNKTIEPYLPYEFTCEGMLQRVNTLVEKQDFCSSTKSWPPLSALQVVKAEAGVSCKQACQRAGLICEPAFFPDLNNADNLAKYGVECQTSDISNSHVVLPAYNSSSQQCLLQSDHLLFSCVRSHESLVRICPCRDYIKDQIALCKACV; this is encoded by the exons ATGTGTTCACATCGGAGGGATCGACCACGACTTGGAAG CACCCGGCTCTCTCTGAATCATGAGGACAATGAAGCACGTCCCGAGGATGGCCAC ACTAAAGTTGACCTCAAGGGCATCGGTGTGACTACTGACAAGGGACCAAATGGTAAAGTGTGGGCGGAAACACAAAGGGCTGAAG ATGTAATGAAGATTTTCCTCCATTTCATGGACAACCTCCTGAACACCATAGAGCTGTCTGACAATT taTCTCCCGCGCCACCTGTGAAGGACTACAAAGCAGAACTACTGGCACTCCAGATTaaaatggaggcagagaaagGGGAGGCAAAACTGAAGGATGACATGATTAAGGAGCTGCGTTCCGATAAACTCCATCTGCTGCAACAAGTGGCTCACTTGGAGGAACTTCTAAAGCTGCACATGGAGcgggaagagaagaaaagtcaGTCAGTAAACTCAG ATGATCAAATCATAGAGGATAAAAACTGTCCACTGCCACCTATGGACAGTTACCCGGAATGTCTGGGAAAATTGAAG TGGATGAAGGAGATGTGGAGAAGTGACCCTTGCTACGGCAGCCACGGGGTGAACGGTTCTCTGTGCTCATTCCTCATCTACCTCAGCGAG ATAGAGTCCTGGTGTCCTGTGCTTTCAGGCCGGGTGGTCCCCTCAGCTGTGGTGAAAAACTCAAAG ctgGACTATGACTTTGCGGTGGTGCAGAACAGCTTAGAAGGTCTATACCCATCGCTAGAAAACCGAATTCAATTCAAATGGATCAGCCAAAGGATCCGCAGCATGGAGGGGATCTGGGTGGAGGCTGGACGCTCCCTTTCCGCCAAATACAACCTCACACAGCGGAAAGCCATGCAG ATCTTGGTGCATCCTGGCGCGTTGACCACTGAGTCAAGTCTTAAAATAGCAGAGAACGCTTTCAGCGGTGGTCCCCTCGGGGAGCTGGTCCAGTGGAGTGACCTCATCTCAACCCTTCACATCCTGGGTCATCATCTTCACCTGTCTGCCTCCATACCCGACCTCAAGTC TGTTCTAGGAGCTGACACAGGCGGCTGCCCGCCTCGTCACCCAAAACCGGAAATAAACCTGATCTATACGGACATCATTGGTGTGAGACAAATTCAGAAAGCACTTCAGACATCCTGGCCTAAGTACAA GTGTAGGATTCGTGTGCTGGACTCTTTCGGCACTGAGCCAGACTTCAATCATGCAGACTGGGCCAAAAAGTACAACCTGAAAAGTCCATTTGGCGGTCTCAATATGATCCCAATGCAGTTCTACACCATGTTCC CTCATACACCTGACAACACATTCGTGGGCTTTGTGGTGCAGCACCAGCTGACCTCTGAAGAAATTAAGAGGCTGAATTCTACCAGGAGACAAAACCAGGCTCTCGTGTATGGCAAGAGTGCCAAGTTTTGGGAG GGCAAAGGGGCTTATCTGGATGTTATCCACAAGTACTTGGACGTCCATGGGACAGTTGATAACAGTGCCCCGATTCCAAGCTACGTGAAAAACCATGGCATTGTCAAAGGGACTGAAGTGCAGACTCTGTTGAGACAAAGCAAG GTTTTTGTGGGGTTGTCGTTCCCATACGAAGGCCCCGCCCCTCTGGAAGCCTTAGCCAATGGCTGCGTCTTCCTGAACCCCAGGTTACAACCTCCACAGAGCAGCCTGAACTCGCAGTTCTTCAAAGAGAAGCCCACCACGAGACAG tTGACATCTCAGCATCCTTACGCTGAGGCCATAGGAGAGCCCTACGTGTGGATGGTAGACatgaacaacaaaacagacataaaGAGAGCTCTCACTGCTATACTTAACAAAACT ATTGAGCCCTACCTCCCCTATGAATTTACCTGTGAAGGAATGCTCCAGAGGGTCAACACCCTCGTTGAAAAACAG GACTTCTGCTCCAGCACAAAGAGCTGGCCGCCGCTCAGCGCCCTGCAGGTAGTGAAGGCCGAGGCGGGCGTTTCTTGCAAACAGGCATGCCAGCGGGCGGGACTGATCTGTGAACCTGCATTCTTCCCAGACCTGAACAACGCAGATAATCTCGCAAA GTACGGTGTTGAATGTCAAACGTCGGATATCTCTAACAGTCATGTGGTGCTTCCAGcctacaacagcagcagccaacAGTGTCTGCTCCAGTCCGATCACCTGCTCTTCAGCTGCGTGAGATCGCACGAGTCACTGGTTCGCATCTGCCCCTGCAGAGACTACATTAAGGATCAGATAGCCTTATGCAAGGCATGTGTCTAG
- the LOC125017276 gene encoding alpha-1,6-mannosylglycoprotein 6-beta-N-acetylglucosaminyltransferase A-like isoform X1, whose translation MRTMKHVPRMATYVLLGIVLIWCLLLQYVILTKVDLKGIGVTTDKGPNGKVWAETQRAEDVMKIFLHFMDNLLNTIELSDNLSPAPPVKDYKAELLALQIKMEAEKGEAKLKDDMIKELRSDKLHLLQQVAHLEELLKLHMEREEKKSQSVNSDDQIIEDKNCPLPPMDSYPECLGKLKWMKEMWRSDPCYGSHGVNGSLCSFLIYLSEIESWCPVLSGRVVPSAVVKNSKLDYDFAVVQNSLEGLYPSLENRIQFKWISQRIRSMEGIWVEAGRSLSAKYNLTQRKAMQILVHPGALTTESSLKIAENAFSGGPLGELVQWSDLISTLHILGHHLHLSASIPDLKSVLGADTGGCPPRHPKPEINLIYTDIIGVRQIQKALQTSWPKYKCRIRVLDSFGTEPDFNHADWAKKYNLKSPFGGLNMIPMQFYTMFPHTPDNTFVGFVVQHQLTSEEIKRLNSTRRQNQALVYGKSAKFWEGKGAYLDVIHKYLDVHGTVDNSAPIPSYVKNHGIVKGTEVQTLLRQSKVFVGLSFPYEGPAPLEALANGCVFLNPRLQPPQSSLNSQFFKEKPTTRQLTSQHPYAEAIGEPYVWMVDMNNKTDIKRALTAILNKTIEPYLPYEFTCEGMLQRVNTLVEKQDFCSSTKSWPPLSALQVVKAEAGVSCKQACQRAGLICEPAFFPDLNNADNLAKYGVECQTSDISNSHVVLPAYNSSSQQCLLQSDHLLFSCVRSHESLVRICPCRDYIKDQIALCKACV comes from the exons ATGAGGACAATGAAGCACGTCCCGAGGATGGCCACGTATGTGCTGCTGGGAATTGTTTTAATCTGGTGTCTGCTTCTGCAGTATGTCATTCTG ACTAAAGTTGACCTCAAGGGCATCGGTGTGACTACTGACAAGGGACCAAATGGTAAAGTGTGGGCGGAAACACAAAGGGCTGAAG ATGTAATGAAGATTTTCCTCCATTTCATGGACAACCTCCTGAACACCATAGAGCTGTCTGACAATT taTCTCCCGCGCCACCTGTGAAGGACTACAAAGCAGAACTACTGGCACTCCAGATTaaaatggaggcagagaaagGGGAGGCAAAACTGAAGGATGACATGATTAAGGAGCTGCGTTCCGATAAACTCCATCTGCTGCAACAAGTGGCTCACTTGGAGGAACTTCTAAAGCTGCACATGGAGcgggaagagaagaaaagtcaGTCAGTAAACTCAG ATGATCAAATCATAGAGGATAAAAACTGTCCACTGCCACCTATGGACAGTTACCCGGAATGTCTGGGAAAATTGAAG TGGATGAAGGAGATGTGGAGAAGTGACCCTTGCTACGGCAGCCACGGGGTGAACGGTTCTCTGTGCTCATTCCTCATCTACCTCAGCGAG ATAGAGTCCTGGTGTCCTGTGCTTTCAGGCCGGGTGGTCCCCTCAGCTGTGGTGAAAAACTCAAAG ctgGACTATGACTTTGCGGTGGTGCAGAACAGCTTAGAAGGTCTATACCCATCGCTAGAAAACCGAATTCAATTCAAATGGATCAGCCAAAGGATCCGCAGCATGGAGGGGATCTGGGTGGAGGCTGGACGCTCCCTTTCCGCCAAATACAACCTCACACAGCGGAAAGCCATGCAG ATCTTGGTGCATCCTGGCGCGTTGACCACTGAGTCAAGTCTTAAAATAGCAGAGAACGCTTTCAGCGGTGGTCCCCTCGGGGAGCTGGTCCAGTGGAGTGACCTCATCTCAACCCTTCACATCCTGGGTCATCATCTTCACCTGTCTGCCTCCATACCCGACCTCAAGTC TGTTCTAGGAGCTGACACAGGCGGCTGCCCGCCTCGTCACCCAAAACCGGAAATAAACCTGATCTATACGGACATCATTGGTGTGAGACAAATTCAGAAAGCACTTCAGACATCCTGGCCTAAGTACAA GTGTAGGATTCGTGTGCTGGACTCTTTCGGCACTGAGCCAGACTTCAATCATGCAGACTGGGCCAAAAAGTACAACCTGAAAAGTCCATTTGGCGGTCTCAATATGATCCCAATGCAGTTCTACACCATGTTCC CTCATACACCTGACAACACATTCGTGGGCTTTGTGGTGCAGCACCAGCTGACCTCTGAAGAAATTAAGAGGCTGAATTCTACCAGGAGACAAAACCAGGCTCTCGTGTATGGCAAGAGTGCCAAGTTTTGGGAG GGCAAAGGGGCTTATCTGGATGTTATCCACAAGTACTTGGACGTCCATGGGACAGTTGATAACAGTGCCCCGATTCCAAGCTACGTGAAAAACCATGGCATTGTCAAAGGGACTGAAGTGCAGACTCTGTTGAGACAAAGCAAG GTTTTTGTGGGGTTGTCGTTCCCATACGAAGGCCCCGCCCCTCTGGAAGCCTTAGCCAATGGCTGCGTCTTCCTGAACCCCAGGTTACAACCTCCACAGAGCAGCCTGAACTCGCAGTTCTTCAAAGAGAAGCCCACCACGAGACAG tTGACATCTCAGCATCCTTACGCTGAGGCCATAGGAGAGCCCTACGTGTGGATGGTAGACatgaacaacaaaacagacataaaGAGAGCTCTCACTGCTATACTTAACAAAACT ATTGAGCCCTACCTCCCCTATGAATTTACCTGTGAAGGAATGCTCCAGAGGGTCAACACCCTCGTTGAAAAACAG GACTTCTGCTCCAGCACAAAGAGCTGGCCGCCGCTCAGCGCCCTGCAGGTAGTGAAGGCCGAGGCGGGCGTTTCTTGCAAACAGGCATGCCAGCGGGCGGGACTGATCTGTGAACCTGCATTCTTCCCAGACCTGAACAACGCAGATAATCTCGCAAA GTACGGTGTTGAATGTCAAACGTCGGATATCTCTAACAGTCATGTGGTGCTTCCAGcctacaacagcagcagccaacAGTGTCTGCTCCAGTCCGATCACCTGCTCTTCAGCTGCGTGAGATCGCACGAGTCACTGGTTCGCATCTGCCCCTGCAGAGACTACATTAAGGATCAGATAGCCTTATGCAAGGCATGTGTCTAG